Proteins encoded together in one Rhizobium bangladeshense window:
- the bfr gene encoding bacterioferritin, producing the protein MKGDKKVIERLNEALFLELGAVNQYWVHYRLLEDWGYTKLAKKERAESIEEMHHADRLVARIIFLEGHPNLQTLAPLRIGQNVKEVLEADLAGEYDARTAYKKSRDICHEAGDYVSMKLFEELLMDEEGHIDFLETQLDLLEKIGESKYGQLNADSANEAE; encoded by the coding sequence TTGAAAGGCGACAAAAAGGTCATCGAGCGGCTTAACGAGGCACTGTTCCTCGAACTCGGTGCGGTCAACCAATATTGGGTTCACTATCGTCTTCTCGAGGACTGGGGCTACACCAAGCTCGCCAAGAAGGAACGCGCCGAATCCATCGAAGAGATGCACCACGCCGACCGGCTCGTTGCACGCATCATCTTCCTCGAAGGCCATCCCAATCTGCAGACGCTCGCACCGCTGCGCATCGGCCAGAACGTCAAGGAAGTCCTGGAAGCCGATCTCGCCGGCGAGTACGACGCCCGCACGGCCTACAAGAAGTCGCGCGATATCTGTCATGAGGCCGGCGATTACGTTTCCATGAAGCTTTTCGAAGAGTTGCTGATGGATGAGGAAGGCCATATCGACTTCCTTGAAACCCAGCTCGATCTGCTCGAGAAAATCGGCGAAAGCAAATACGGCCAGCTCAACGCCGATTCCGCCAACGAAGCCGAATGA
- a CDS encoding error-prone DNA polymerase, whose translation MSAAPAFFEIGARTNFSFLEGASKPEEMVVQAAALKLSGLGIADRNSVAGVVRAHAQAQEIEEKFRRRYEKNLDDREEEKVLDPIRIQPGARLVFSDGTPDILAYPENRRGWAHLCRLLSAGNLRAEKGSCLLYEADIMEWGDEMMLALVPSQAAAIGFAAQQELEACLARFRNRFGKAFHVALAPAYDGRDRQVFAALSVIAARYRIPVIATNQPLYHHTDRRPLSDIVISIREHVPIAEAGFLLAPNAERYLKGQREMSRLFRDYPEAIANTGTFFGRLSFSLDELKHNYPPENDPGETPYETLERLTREGAKKRYPDGVPSEIQTQIDYELNLIREKKYEPYFLTVHKLIQHARYELKILCQGRGSAANSVICYCLEITEVDPTKSTLLFDRFISMDRDEPPDIDVDFEHDRREEVIQYIYRKYTREHAGLTAGVTTYRTRSAGREVSKAFGLSEDVQSAISSLVWGWSEDNLSERDAKAAGLEISDPVTSNVLRYASELLGFPRHLTQHVGGFVITRDRLDEVVPIMKTAMPDRYMIEWDKDDLDNVKILKVDVLALGMLTCLRKAFSLLELHYDVKKTLADLGNREHGDEGVPVYDMMCRADTLGVFQIESRAQMSMLPRLKPRRFYDLVIEVAIVRPGPIQGNMVHPYLTRREQSHSPGFKIDYPKDEMIPILKRTLGVPLFQEQAMQIAITAAGFSPAKADRLRRSMATFKRLGKVNEFKDDLINGMTSRGYPRDFAERCFSQIEGFGEYGFPESHAASFALLVYASSWIKAYYPDVFCAAMLNSQPMGFYAPAQLVRDAREHGVEIRPVDVNRSNWDCHLEEAVFDRNAVDRRHADMRDIIKAKRAVRLGFRQVKGLSEKALESLLANRGDGYGSVRDLWLRSGLDRGDIERLADADAFGSIGLSRREALWAARALDTKYAPEKLPLFDRVNHIDLQVEPKASLPDMPPGEQVIEDYRYLSLSLKAHPVSFLREEFRKIGITRNVDLLTVPNGKRVTIAGLVLVRQRPGSAKGVIFMTLEDETGVANAIVWSKIFDKYRAVVMGARLVKIRGRLQSHSGVIHTVVEHIEDMTPALGILQREARRFGACERADEVLRPGVDARQRRLANAPERAELERRASVTGRHAGAEETAEVMPRGRNFH comes from the coding sequence ATGAGCGCGGCACCTGCATTTTTCGAGATCGGCGCCCGCACCAATTTCTCCTTTCTGGAGGGTGCCTCGAAGCCTGAGGAAATGGTGGTGCAGGCCGCCGCACTGAAACTTTCCGGTCTTGGAATCGCCGATCGGAACTCAGTTGCCGGCGTCGTCAGGGCGCATGCGCAGGCGCAGGAGATCGAAGAGAAATTCAGAAGAAGGTACGAGAAGAATCTCGATGACAGAGAGGAGGAGAAGGTTCTCGACCCAATTCGGATTCAGCCGGGCGCCCGCCTCGTCTTTTCGGATGGAACGCCTGATATCCTTGCCTATCCTGAGAACAGGCGAGGGTGGGCGCATCTCTGCCGTTTGCTGAGTGCGGGAAATCTGAGAGCAGAAAAGGGATCCTGCCTGCTTTACGAGGCGGATATCATGGAATGGGGAGACGAGATGATGCTCGCCCTTGTTCCCAGCCAGGCCGCGGCCATAGGATTTGCGGCCCAACAGGAATTGGAAGCCTGTCTCGCACGTTTCCGGAACCGTTTCGGCAAGGCGTTTCACGTGGCGCTGGCGCCTGCCTATGATGGCCGCGACAGGCAGGTTTTCGCAGCACTTTCCGTGATCGCCGCCCGCTACCGCATTCCTGTCATCGCGACCAATCAGCCGCTCTATCACCATACGGATCGCCGTCCCCTTTCCGATATTGTCATCTCGATCCGCGAGCATGTGCCGATTGCCGAGGCAGGTTTTCTTCTTGCTCCGAATGCCGAGCGTTATCTCAAGGGCCAACGTGAAATGTCCCGGCTCTTTCGGGACTATCCGGAGGCGATTGCCAATACCGGGACATTTTTCGGCAGACTTTCGTTTTCGCTCGATGAGTTGAAACACAATTATCCGCCGGAAAACGATCCTGGCGAGACACCTTATGAAACCCTCGAACGTTTGACGAGGGAGGGGGCTAAGAAGCGCTATCCGGATGGCGTTCCTTCTGAAATCCAGACCCAGATCGACTATGAACTCAATCTCATTCGGGAGAAGAAATACGAGCCTTATTTCCTGACGGTCCATAAGCTCATCCAGCATGCACGCTATGAATTGAAGATCCTGTGCCAGGGCCGCGGTTCTGCCGCCAATTCAGTCATCTGCTATTGCCTCGAGATCACGGAAGTCGATCCGACCAAAAGCACGTTGCTTTTCGACCGCTTCATTTCGATGGATCGCGACGAGCCGCCTGACATCGATGTGGATTTCGAGCATGACCGGCGCGAAGAAGTCATCCAGTACATCTACAGAAAGTATACCAGGGAGCATGCCGGGCTGACGGCCGGTGTCACCACCTATCGCACCCGTTCCGCCGGCCGCGAGGTCTCCAAGGCCTTCGGGCTTTCAGAGGACGTCCAGTCGGCGATCAGCAGCCTGGTCTGGGGCTGGTCGGAGGATAATCTGTCGGAGCGTGATGCCAAGGCGGCGGGGCTCGAGATTTCGGATCCGGTGACATCAAACGTTCTGCGCTATGCGTCCGAGCTTCTCGGATTTCCGCGTCATTTGACCCAGCATGTCGGCGGCTTCGTCATCACACGGGACCGGCTCGATGAAGTCGTGCCGATCATGAAGACGGCGATGCCGGACCGCTACATGATCGAATGGGACAAGGACGATCTCGACAACGTCAAGATCCTGAAGGTTGACGTTCTGGCTCTCGGAATGCTGACCTGCCTCAGAAAGGCTTTTTCACTGCTCGAACTGCATTATGACGTGAAGAAGACCCTTGCCGATCTCGGCAACAGGGAACACGGAGACGAGGGCGTACCGGTTTATGACATGATGTGCCGGGCCGACACGCTGGGCGTCTTTCAGATCGAAAGCAGGGCGCAGATGAGCATGCTGCCCCGGCTGAAGCCGCGACGATTCTACGATCTCGTGATCGAAGTGGCGATCGTCCGTCCGGGACCTATTCAGGGCAATATGGTTCATCCCTACCTGACCCGGAGGGAGCAGTCGCATTCTCCCGGCTTCAAGATCGACTATCCGAAAGACGAGATGATCCCGATCCTCAAGCGGACGCTCGGCGTGCCCCTGTTTCAGGAACAGGCGATGCAGATCGCGATCACGGCGGCGGGATTCTCACCTGCCAAGGCCGACCGCCTGCGCCGCTCGATGGCGACCTTCAAGCGGTTGGGAAAGGTCAATGAGTTCAAGGACGATCTGATCAATGGCATGACCAGCAGAGGCTATCCGAGGGATTTCGCCGAACGCTGCTTCAGCCAGATCGAAGGCTTCGGCGAATATGGCTTTCCAGAGAGCCACGCGGCTTCCTTCGCGCTGCTGGTCTATGCCTCGTCCTGGATCAAGGCCTATTATCCCGACGTCTTTTGCGCTGCCATGCTCAATTCGCAGCCGATGGGCTTTTACGCACCGGCGCAGCTCGTTCGGGACGCCAGGGAACACGGGGTCGAAATCCGGCCTGTCGACGTCAATAGATCCAATTGGGATTGCCATCTCGAAGAGGCGGTGTTCGACAGAAATGCCGTCGACAGGCGGCATGCCGATATGCGGGACATCATCAAGGCAAAGCGAGCCGTCCGCCTCGGCTTTCGGCAGGTCAAGGGTCTGTCCGAGAAAGCGCTGGAGAGCCTTCTCGCCAATAGAGGCGATGGTTATGGCTCGGTTCGCGATCTCTGGCTGCGGTCCGGCCTCGACAGAGGCGATATCGAAAGGCTGGCGGATGCCGATGCCTTCGGCTCGATCGGCCTGTCGAGACGTGAGGCGCTTTGGGCGGCAAGAGCCCTTGATACGAAATACGCTCCTGAAAAATTGCCCCTGTTCGACCGGGTGAACCATATCGATCTGCAGGTCGAACCGAAGGCCAGCCTGCCTGACATGCCGCCGGGCGAGCAGGTGATCGAGGACTATCGTTATCTGTCATTATCGCTGAAGGCGCATCCGGTGTCCTTCCTGCGGGAAGAATTCCGGAAGATCGGCATCACGCGCAATGTCGATCTCCTGACGGTGCCGAACGGAAAGAGGGTGACAATTGCCGGTCTGGTGCTGGTACGCCAGCGCCCGGGTTCGGCCAAGGGCGTCATCTTCATGACGCTGGAGGATGAGACCGGCGTTGCCAATGCAATCGTCTGGAGCAAGATATTTGACAAATACCGGGCGGTCGTCATGGGCGCCCGGCTCGTGAAAATCCGTGGCAGGCTGCAAAGCCATAGCGGCGTAATCCATACGGTCGTCGAGCATATCGAGGATATGACGCCGGCTCTTGGCATCCTGCAACGCGAGGCCCGACGTTTCGGGGCCTGCGAGCGCGCCGACGAGGTGCTGAGACCAGGGGTCGACGCACGGCAGAGAAGGCTTGCGAATGCGCCGGAGAGGGCGGAATTGGAAAGGCGGGCGAGTGTCACAGGCCGCCATGCCGGTGCGGAGGAAACCGCCGAGGTCATGCCGCGCGGGCGGAACTTTCATTGA
- a CDS encoding Y-family DNA polymerase: MRLTALDEAAEALGLKKGQGVAEARAMHPKIDIVEEDPAADARLLEAIADWCDRYTPLVAIDGRDGLFLDISGCAHLFGGERALLNDILLRLFHMGLDVQGSISSSPGLSSAVARFGNGGVIEDEEMEDVLAPLPVAALRLNEETVASLKKLGLKYIGDVMNAPRAPLTRRFGASLLLRLDQALGHDEEPVSPRLPVASLSAERRLAEPIGTEEDILALAGQIAMSLKPSLEARGAGGRVFELVLFRVDGRVFRISVGASRPLREPKRIADLFSQRLQAIHDDLDAGYGFEILRLNVVRHEPFEDTQGDFDGGRQREISLAAFIDRVSARLGADCLQSFQLRESHVPERAVIACPLMENFPPQRRSGESRLFPARSERPLRLFAKPEPVEALLAEVPEGPPQSFRWRRIQHQVQRSEGPERLAMEWWIDGADAKTRDYFRVEDNSGHRFWIYREGFYGEEPPPRWFMHGIFA; this comes from the coding sequence ATGCGGCTGACGGCGCTGGACGAGGCCGCGGAAGCGCTTGGCCTGAAGAAGGGTCAAGGCGTCGCGGAAGCGCGCGCCATGCACCCGAAGATCGATATCGTCGAGGAGGATCCGGCCGCCGACGCGCGGTTGCTCGAAGCCATCGCCGACTGGTGCGACCGCTATACGCCGCTGGTGGCGATCGACGGACGAGACGGGCTGTTTCTCGATATTAGCGGATGCGCCCATCTTTTCGGCGGCGAGAGAGCGCTGCTGAATGATATTCTCCTCAGGCTCTTCCATATGGGGCTCGACGTCCAGGGTTCGATCTCCTCTTCGCCCGGCCTTTCCTCGGCCGTCGCCCGTTTCGGCAATGGCGGCGTCATCGAAGACGAGGAAATGGAAGATGTGCTGGCGCCGCTGCCGGTCGCCGCGCTTCGGCTGAACGAAGAAACCGTGGCATCGCTGAAGAAGCTCGGGCTCAAATATATCGGCGATGTCATGAACGCGCCGCGGGCGCCGCTGACCCGCCGTTTTGGAGCAAGCTTGCTTTTGCGGCTCGATCAGGCGCTCGGACATGACGAGGAACCGGTTTCGCCGCGCCTGCCGGTTGCGAGCCTTTCGGCCGAGCGGCGGCTGGCCGAACCGATCGGCACCGAAGAGGATATTCTCGCCCTTGCCGGCCAGATCGCCATGTCGCTGAAACCCTCCCTGGAAGCCCGCGGCGCCGGCGGCCGCGTCTTCGAACTCGTGCTGTTTCGGGTCGATGGCCGGGTTTTCCGGATTTCTGTCGGCGCTTCACGGCCGCTCAGGGAGCCGAAGCGGATCGCGGATCTTTTTTCCCAGCGTCTGCAGGCAATCCATGACGATCTCGATGCCGGATACGGTTTCGAGATCCTGCGGCTGAATGTCGTGCGCCATGAGCCCTTCGAGGACACGCAGGGCGATTTCGATGGCGGCCGGCAAAGAGAGATCTCGCTTGCAGCTTTCATCGACCGCGTCTCGGCGCGCCTTGGCGCGGACTGTCTTCAAAGCTTTCAGCTCCGCGAAAGCCATGTGCCGGAGCGTGCGGTTATCGCATGCCCACTCATGGAGAATTTTCCGCCGCAGCGCAGGAGCGGGGAAAGTCGTCTTTTCCCCGCTCGGAGCGAGCGGCCCCTGAGGCTTTTTGCCAAGCCGGAACCGGTGGAGGCTTTGCTTGCCGAAGTCCCGGAGGGGCCGCCGCAAAGTTTTCGGTGGCGCCGCATTCAGCATCAGGTTCAGCGCAGCGAAGGCCCGGAACGGCTTGCCATGGAGTGGTGGATCGATGGCGCCGACGCCAAAACGCGTGACTATTTCCGTGTCGAAGACAATTCCGGGCATCGTTTCTGGATTTACCGCGAAGGCTTTTACGGTGAAGAGCCGCCGCCGCGCTGGTTCATGCATGGGATTTTCGCATGA
- a CDS encoding ImuA family protein, with product MAQNALARERLFALRETIAKLEGKPAPALAAAEREALASGRTGRQDAERNGRGQRLPFGVTPLDEAMEGGLPLDAITEIRSTLLRDAGAACGFALAAAALLQRVEEEASDCSPILWIGDTVSTMEAGLPYAVGLQDFGLRPERFLQALPRKLDEALWLAETAVESGAFSVVILEIRGNPVHFGLTESRRLGLRAKAAGRPLFLLRQAGEEEASSAVFRLLAQPAPSGMRALSDGSRLAGSIGNPVFRLSLEKSRNPAPLSLLLEWNPHERQFFPIGEPRHALTPDERSAYPGAQLSASSDGQDRPQKMGPFLAFERAS from the coding sequence ATGGCGCAGAACGCCTTGGCGCGCGAGCGGCTTTTTGCGCTCCGCGAAACCATCGCCAAGCTGGAAGGAAAACCTGCGCCGGCACTTGCGGCAGCGGAGCGGGAAGCCCTGGCTTCGGGGAGGACCGGGCGGCAGGATGCGGAACGGAATGGGCGCGGACAGCGCCTGCCGTTCGGCGTGACACCGCTCGACGAAGCGATGGAAGGCGGGCTGCCGCTCGATGCGATAACGGAAATCCGTTCCACGCTTTTGCGGGATGCGGGAGCCGCCTGTGGGTTCGCACTTGCGGCCGCAGCGCTGCTGCAGCGGGTGGAGGAGGAGGCGAGCGACTGTTCGCCAATACTCTGGATCGGCGATACGGTCTCGACGATGGAGGCTGGCCTTCCCTATGCGGTAGGTCTGCAGGATTTCGGCTTGCGGCCCGAGCGTTTCCTGCAGGCTTTGCCGCGCAAGCTCGATGAGGCGCTCTGGCTTGCGGAAACCGCGGTGGAAAGCGGTGCCTTTTCGGTCGTCATCCTGGAGATCAGGGGCAATCCTGTACATTTCGGTCTGACCGAGAGCCGGCGGCTCGGTCTTCGCGCCAAGGCGGCCGGCCGGCCTCTCTTCCTGCTTCGGCAGGCGGGAGAGGAGGAGGCAAGCAGCGCCGTCTTCCGGCTGCTTGCCCAGCCCGCACCGTCCGGCATGCGGGCTCTGTCAGATGGATCGAGGCTTGCCGGCAGCATCGGCAATCCGGTTTTTCGTCTCAGCCTGGAGAAGAGCCGTAACCCGGCTCCGCTCTCCCTTCTTCTGGAGTGGAACCCTCATGAACGTCAGTTTTTCCCCATCGGCGAACCAAGGCACGCTCTTACTCCAGACGAACGGTCAGCGTATCCTGGCGCTCAGCTTTCCGCATCTTCCGACGGACAGGATCGCCCGCAGAAAATGGGGCCTTTCCTGGCGTTTGAAAGGGCGTCCTGA
- a CDS encoding metallopeptidase family protein yields the protein MARIDQSDDWRDRHAPTISTFESLAMEAYSHLPDEFRQLTTNLTIEIEDFPDDDVFEDMALETPFDLLGLFEGRGISERFTVETGEMPNRIRLYRRPILDYWAENDETLGDIITHVLIHEIGHHFGLSDEDMERIEASAEEAAER from the coding sequence ATGGCCCGCATAGACCAGAGCGATGATTGGCGGGACCGCCATGCGCCGACGATCAGCACTTTCGAGTCGCTGGCCATGGAGGCTTACAGCCATCTGCCCGATGAATTCCGCCAGCTGACGACCAATCTCACGATCGAGATCGAGGATTTTCCCGATGACGACGTTTTCGAGGATATGGCGCTGGAAACCCCTTTCGATCTGCTCGGCCTTTTCGAAGGCAGGGGCATTTCAGAACGCTTCACGGTGGAAACCGGCGAAATGCCGAACCGCATCCGTCTCTACCGGCGCCCCATCCTCGATTACTGGGCCGAGAACGACGAGACGCTCGGCGATATCATCACCCACGTCCTGATCCACGAGATCGGCCACCATTTTGGGCTGAGCGACGAGGATATGGAGCGGATCGAGGCCAGCGCCGAGGAAGCCGCCGAACGCTGA
- a CDS encoding DUF1737 domain-containing protein: MKLYRFLTGPDDASFCHKVTAALNKGWSLEGSPTYAFNAATGAMQCGQAVVKTVEGKDYDPEMKLSEQ; the protein is encoded by the coding sequence ATGAAACTCTATCGCTTCCTGACCGGCCCCGACGACGCTTCCTTCTGCCACAAGGTCACCGCCGCCCTCAACAAGGGCTGGTCGCTGGAGGGTTCGCCGACCTATGCCTTCAATGCGGCAACCGGCGCGATGCAGTGCGGCCAGGCAGTCGTCAAGACTGTCGAAGGCAAGGATTACGATCCGGAGATGAAGCTCTCCGAGCAATAG